In one window of Dyella thiooxydans DNA:
- a CDS encoding DUF2058 domain-containing protein has translation MGDSLRDQLLKSGIVKQVRDERRAAPPGARPKPAKTGRRDGGRRADGSEIDLAKAYAIRAQTEAAERRKVEQEAAERARVKRERRTQVQKLLEGQALNKPEADQARHFEYGGKIRRVYVDAGQLLALNAGELGVIQFAGRYILVSRAVADQVKMVDPEALALVVDPDAPDSSNDGVPDDLVW, from the coding sequence ATGGGCGACTCCTTGCGCGACCAGTTGCTGAAGAGTGGCATCGTCAAACAGGTCAGGGACGAGCGTCGAGCCGCGCCGCCCGGGGCCCGGCCCAAGCCGGCCAAAACCGGTAGGCGCGATGGTGGGCGTCGTGCCGACGGTAGCGAGATCGATCTCGCCAAGGCATACGCCATCCGGGCGCAAACCGAAGCCGCCGAGCGGCGCAAGGTGGAACAGGAGGCAGCCGAGCGGGCGCGCGTCAAGCGTGAGCGCCGTACCCAGGTCCAGAAGCTCCTCGAGGGGCAGGCGCTGAACAAGCCGGAGGCCGATCAGGCCCGTCACTTCGAGTACGGCGGCAAGATCCGTCGCGTCTACGTGGACGCCGGCCAGTTGCTGGCACTGAATGCGGGCGAGCTGGGGGTGATCCAGTTTGCCGGACGCTACATCCTGGTCAGCCGTGCCGTGGCCGATCAGGTGAAGATGGTTGACCCGGAAGCCTTGGCACTGGTCGTCGACCCGGATGCACCGGATTCGTCCAACGACGGCGTCCCAGACGACCTGGTCTGGTAA
- a CDS encoding 3-hydroxyacyl-CoA dehydrogenase NAD-binding domain-containing protein, with protein MFEGLRFIHWKTSLDDNGVVTLSLDRAGSSANAISRAVLDELEQIVERLAIEKPAGVIIHSAKASGFAVGADIREFVNYAAQGTVRENIEHGQRVFEQLARLPCPTVAAIHGACMGGGTELVLACRQRIAADDDSTRIGLPEVMLGIHPGWGGSARLPRLIGATDALPVMLTGKPLSARRALALGVVDRIAPANELLAEARTLLRRPQQRPLSRRVKAWATNLWPVRQALAPMVVKQTAAKVRREHYPAPFALIEIWRRGNGSIQQRLKLEARSVAKLADTPTAHNLIRIFFLQERLKHQGAGIEHDIAHVHVVGAGVMGGDIAAWCALKGFQVTLQDREMKYVQPALERARKLYEKKLKTQEKIESAARRLRADVEGKGVAEADLAIEAIFENAEAKRALYAVIEPQFQASEILASNTSSIPLDELSTSLAHPQRFLGLHFFNPVAQMPLVEVVRHKGLDDAVEKRALAFCKALGKLPVAVKGTPGFLVNRILMPYLLESLRLYSEGVPGPVLDREAKKFGMPMGPIELADTVGLDVCASVGKELAPFLGLELPPGIEDRLEAGKRGKKDGAGLYLWEDGKPKKPEVDPDYTPAADLQDRMILPMVNEAVACLAENVVDDADLLDAGVIFGTGFAPFRGGPIAYARSEGVEALKGRLEKLARVHGIRFTPKAGWDLPELRESPRLDAG; from the coding sequence ATGTTCGAAGGATTGCGATTCATCCACTGGAAAACCAGCTTGGACGACAACGGCGTCGTCACGCTTTCGCTGGACAGGGCTGGCAGCAGCGCCAACGCCATCTCGCGGGCGGTGCTTGACGAACTGGAACAGATCGTCGAGCGCCTGGCCATCGAGAAGCCGGCCGGCGTGATCATCCACTCGGCAAAAGCCTCCGGGTTCGCCGTAGGCGCGGACATCCGGGAATTCGTGAACTACGCCGCACAGGGCACGGTGCGGGAAAACATCGAGCACGGACAGCGCGTATTCGAGCAGCTTGCGCGCCTGCCCTGCCCGACGGTCGCCGCCATCCATGGAGCCTGCATGGGGGGCGGCACGGAGCTGGTGCTGGCGTGTCGCCAGCGTATCGCCGCCGATGACGACTCGACGCGGATCGGCCTGCCCGAGGTGATGCTGGGGATCCATCCCGGCTGGGGCGGCTCGGCAAGACTGCCCCGCCTGATTGGCGCCACCGACGCCCTGCCGGTCATGCTCACCGGCAAGCCGCTGTCCGCCAGGCGCGCGCTGGCGCTCGGAGTGGTCGACCGGATCGCACCGGCGAACGAACTCCTGGCCGAGGCACGCACCCTGCTCCGACGCCCGCAGCAGCGTCCGCTTTCGCGACGCGTGAAGGCCTGGGCGACCAACCTGTGGCCGGTACGCCAGGCGTTGGCTCCGATGGTGGTCAAGCAGACCGCCGCCAAGGTGCGCCGCGAGCACTACCCGGCGCCGTTCGCCCTCATCGAGATCTGGCGTCGTGGCAACGGCTCGATCCAGCAACGGCTGAAGCTCGAGGCGCGCTCGGTGGCGAAGCTGGCCGATACACCAACGGCGCACAACCTGATCCGCATCTTCTTTCTGCAGGAACGCCTCAAGCATCAGGGGGCCGGCATCGAGCATGACATCGCGCATGTCCACGTGGTGGGCGCGGGCGTGATGGGCGGCGACATCGCCGCCTGGTGCGCGCTGAAGGGCTTCCAGGTGACCCTGCAGGACCGCGAGATGAAATACGTGCAACCTGCACTGGAGCGGGCGCGCAAGCTGTATGAGAAGAAGCTCAAGACGCAGGAAAAGATCGAGTCTGCCGCGCGCCGCCTGCGCGCAGATGTCGAGGGCAAAGGCGTAGCCGAAGCCGATCTGGCGATCGAAGCGATCTTCGAAAACGCGGAGGCCAAACGGGCACTTTATGCGGTGATCGAGCCGCAGTTCCAGGCCAGTGAAATCCTGGCAAGCAACACCTCGAGCATCCCCCTGGACGAGCTGAGCACCTCGCTGGCGCACCCCCAGCGCTTCCTGGGTCTGCATTTCTTCAACCCGGTGGCACAGATGCCGCTGGTCGAAGTGGTGCGACACAAGGGGCTCGACGACGCCGTGGAGAAACGCGCACTGGCCTTCTGCAAGGCCCTTGGCAAGCTGCCGGTCGCAGTGAAAGGTACGCCAGGCTTCCTGGTCAACCGCATTCTCATGCCCTACCTGCTCGAGTCGTTGCGTCTTTACAGCGAGGGCGTGCCGGGTCCGGTACTTGACCGCGAGGCGAAGAAATTCGGCATGCCGATGGGCCCGATCGAGCTGGCCGACACGGTCGGTCTGGATGTGTGCGCCTCGGTAGGCAAGGAGCTTGCCCCGTTCCTTGGTCTCGAGCTGCCTCCGGGGATCGAGGATCGCCTCGAAGCCGGGAAGCGCGGCAAGAAAGATGGGGCCGGCCTTTACCTCTGGGAAGACGGCAAACCGAAGAAGCCCGAAGTCGATCCGGACTACACTCCGGCCGCCGATTTGCAGGATCGCATGATCCTGCCCATGGTGAACGAAGCGGTCGCCTGTCTCGCCGAGAACGTGGTCGACGACGCGGATCTGCTCGATGCGGGCGTCATCTTCGGTACGGGTTTCGCGCCGTTCCGCGGCGGCCCGATCGCCTACGCACGCAGCGAGGGGGTCGAGGCGCTCAAGGGGCGACTGGAAAAGCTGGCCAGGGTCCACGGCATCCGCTTCACGCCCAAGGCCGGCTGGGACCTGCCTGAGCTGCGCGAGTCACCCAGGCTCGACGCGGGCTGA
- a CDS encoding putative bifunctional diguanylate cyclase/phosphodiesterase, translating into MLVVASHRELRRRLFDVLDREDHDRILSARDAAHAAILLAGRGPVSLVVLAFEGDGRASRACCEQLRAMESCRAAPMLVVFAPDCKIGPALLPESVADWLDSTNIERDLVARWQRVLMRQPAGGSSPVGPLRPAPEETLAYRFAFDDEDGDAEWVIVDPAGDRVLDLNAALLRHSQLAVTDLLGKPLAQLLGFEGVELEQVLGEADRHWYPCQRRTPHGTDTGQANARRVRHRGRDAVAIAFRSDRAETRGEAALALLSRIVQSGGGVDPHASTARLLVDELSLDYLALWSARPEDSATPIRLLQHWEGEDLPWPPPQEQVSLRRVLGGKSMFHVEDGRRLAEYDPLLQSLQLEGFAGLPLLDERRSVIGALLVGRRRGLGRAEIVEPVLHCAAARFAQSIELVRTREQGRAEGLLDALTGLPNRLLFNDRLETILREAHRTGECFAVLFLDLDNFKGINDTLGHAAGDQVLRVVTQRLCSSIRASDTVARYAGDEFTVVLRHIIKSDDVLRVAEKIVQVMEAPLHLDGGEELQVTASIGVSFFPDDASDADTLLRHADEAMYAAKHLGRNNFQIYEMSQDQAQQQDVALISRLRHAERNGELRVFYQPQVDAGTEDIVGMEALVRWEHPELGGISPGVFIPLAEESGLIVSIGEWVLRTACAQAHAWERAYGLRLRLGVNLSAVQLMERNLLEVVAGVLGETGLDPDLLELEVTESISIKEVPNLVENLEGLHELGCRIAIDDFGTGAASLDYLRRLPADRIKIDQSFVRNIGIDPDDEAIVRATIEMAHRLKRGVVAEGVEIEQHFEFLRANQCDELQGYLFCRPLPQSSFERLLAERQRLVESGGTVAA; encoded by the coding sequence ATGCTGGTGGTCGCATCGCACCGCGAGTTGCGGCGGCGGCTGTTCGACGTGCTCGATCGCGAGGACCACGATCGCATCCTGAGCGCTCGCGATGCCGCCCATGCGGCCATCCTGCTGGCTGGCCGCGGGCCTGTCTCGCTGGTCGTTCTGGCTTTCGAAGGGGATGGTCGTGCTTCCCGCGCCTGCTGCGAGCAGCTTCGCGCGATGGAAAGCTGCCGCGCCGCGCCGATGCTTGTGGTGTTCGCGCCGGACTGCAAGATCGGTCCGGCGCTGCTGCCCGAGTCGGTGGCCGACTGGTTGGACAGCACCAACATCGAACGTGACCTGGTGGCCCGTTGGCAAAGGGTCCTCATGCGCCAGCCGGCCGGCGGGTCATCCCCTGTCGGGCCGCTCCGCCCGGCGCCAGAGGAGACGCTCGCTTACCGCTTTGCTTTCGACGACGAGGATGGCGATGCCGAATGGGTGATCGTGGACCCGGCCGGTGATCGCGTGCTTGATCTCAATGCTGCCTTGCTCCGGCATTCGCAGCTTGCCGTGACCGATCTGCTCGGCAAGCCGCTCGCCCAGCTCCTGGGATTCGAGGGGGTCGAGCTCGAGCAGGTGCTCGGGGAGGCCGACCGCCACTGGTATCCGTGCCAGCGAAGGACTCCGCACGGTACCGATACGGGACAGGCGAATGCGCGGCGCGTGAGGCATCGCGGACGCGACGCCGTCGCCATCGCTTTTCGCAGCGATCGTGCCGAAACCCGCGGCGAGGCGGCGCTGGCACTCCTGTCGCGCATCGTTCAATCCGGCGGGGGAGTCGACCCCCACGCGTCCACCGCCCGGTTGCTGGTCGACGAGCTTTCTCTCGACTACCTGGCGCTGTGGTCGGCACGTCCCGAGGACAGCGCCACACCGATACGGTTGCTGCAGCACTGGGAAGGTGAAGACTTGCCTTGGCCGCCGCCGCAGGAGCAGGTCTCACTGCGGCGAGTGCTCGGGGGCAAGAGCATGTTCCACGTCGAGGATGGCCGCCGACTGGCCGAATATGATCCGCTGCTGCAGTCGCTCCAGCTGGAGGGATTTGCCGGGCTGCCACTTTTGGACGAGCGCCGCAGTGTCATCGGCGCGCTGCTGGTCGGTCGCCGCCGGGGGCTGGGTCGCGCCGAGATAGTCGAGCCCGTCCTGCACTGTGCGGCTGCGCGCTTCGCTCAGTCGATCGAACTGGTACGCACGCGCGAGCAGGGGCGGGCGGAGGGCCTGCTCGACGCGCTTACCGGCCTGCCCAATCGCTTGCTGTTCAACGATCGCCTGGAAACCATCCTGCGGGAGGCCCACCGTACGGGTGAGTGCTTTGCCGTGCTGTTCCTGGATCTGGACAACTTCAAGGGGATCAACGACACCCTTGGGCACGCCGCCGGCGATCAGGTCCTGCGCGTGGTGACCCAACGCCTGTGCAGTTCGATTCGCGCTTCCGACACGGTGGCGCGTTACGCGGGCGACGAATTCACGGTCGTGCTCCGGCACATCATCAAGAGCGACGATGTCCTGCGCGTGGCGGAGAAGATCGTGCAGGTGATGGAAGCCCCGCTGCACCTCGACGGTGGTGAGGAGTTGCAGGTCACCGCCTCGATCGGCGTGAGTTTCTTCCCGGATGACGCCTCCGATGCCGACACCTTGCTCAGGCATGCCGACGAGGCGATGTACGCGGCCAAGCATCTGGGACGAAACAATTTCCAGATCTACGAGATGAGCCAGGACCAGGCTCAGCAGCAGGACGTGGCCCTGATATCGCGGCTCCGCCACGCCGAGCGCAACGGCGAGCTGCGCGTGTTCTACCAGCCGCAGGTGGATGCGGGTACCGAGGACATCGTGGGCATGGAAGCGCTGGTGCGCTGGGAGCATCCCGAGCTGGGGGGGATCAGTCCCGGCGTTTTCATCCCGCTGGCGGAGGAATCGGGCCTGATCGTGTCGATCGGCGAATGGGTCCTGCGCACGGCCTGTGCTCAGGCGCACGCCTGGGAGCGGGCCTATGGTCTGCGCCTGCGGCTCGGGGTCAACCTGTCGGCGGTACAGCTGATGGAACGGAATCTTCTCGAAGTGGTCGCCGGGGTGCTGGGGGAGACCGGGCTCGACCCCGATCTGCTGGAGCTGGAGGTCACCGAGAGCATCTCGATCAAGGAAGTGCCGAATCTGGTCGAGAACCTCGAGGGCCTGCACGAACTCGGGTGCCGGATCGCCATCGACGACTTTGGTACCGGTGCGGCGTCGCTGGACTACCTGCGGCGATTGCCGGCCGACCGCATCAAGATCGATCAGAGCTTCGTGCGCAACATCGGCATCGATCCGGACGACGAGGCCATCGTTCGCGCCACCATAGAGATGGCTCATCGACTCAAGCGCGGGGTTGTCGCGGAGGGCGTGGAAATCGAGCAGCACTTCGAGTTCTTGCGGGCCAATCAGTGCGACGAGCTGCAGGGCTATCTGTTCTGCCGCCCCCTGCCGCAGTCCAGCTTCGAGCGGCTTTTGGCGGAACGCCAGCGTCTGGTGGAGTCGGGTGGGACGGTGGCGGCTTGA
- the rpoE gene encoding RNA polymerase sigma factor RpoE: MGENELDRALVERVQKGDKRAFDLLVRKYQHKIIGLVSRYANNHAEAEDIAQDAFVRAWRAIGSFRGDSAFYTWMYKIAVNTAKNHLVAQGRRPPADDIDAEDAVFVPGSDRMQETATPEREMMRQQVEQTVFAAVQALPEELRTAITLREVDGLSYEEIAEAMQCPIGTVRSRIFRAREAIDDKLRPLLSDREDQA; encoded by the coding sequence ATGGGCGAAAACGAGCTGGACCGGGCGCTGGTCGAACGCGTCCAGAAAGGGGACAAGCGGGCGTTCGATCTGCTGGTGCGGAAGTACCAGCACAAGATCATCGGGCTGGTCTCCCGCTATGCGAACAATCACGCCGAGGCAGAGGACATCGCCCAGGACGCGTTTGTCCGCGCCTGGCGGGCGATCGGTTCGTTCCGTGGGGACAGTGCCTTCTACACGTGGATGTACAAGATCGCCGTCAACACCGCCAAGAATCACTTGGTCGCGCAGGGGCGGCGTCCGCCGGCCGATGACATCGACGCGGAAGATGCCGTCTTCGTACCGGGCTCCGACCGCATGCAGGAGACCGCGACGCCCGAGCGCGAAATGATGCGTCAGCAGGTGGAACAAACCGTGTTCGCCGCGGTCCAAGCCCTGCCCGAAGAGCTGCGGACCGCAATCACGCTACGAGAGGTGGATGGTCTGAGCTACGAAGAGATCGCCGAGGCAATGCAGTGTCCCATCGGCACTGTGCGTTCCCGCATTTTCCGTGCGCGGGAGGCTATCGATGACAAGTTGCGTCCGCTGTTGTCCGATCGCGAGGATCAGGCATGA
- a CDS encoding sigma-E factor negative regulatory protein: MNHQPEQLSAGMDGELTGEELRFLLRGLDHDRALLVRWERFQLASASLRRELPTLATASFTDRVMHAIEGDSASVAMPRARRHHWLRLSAGGAIAAGVAVVALMAARPTGPVAGSAPGPTSIAQSNAPGQTTSPAPSALPAPAAVPRWLSNSNPMRMTQMASYPQGDSISPYEQSISPYRVKTTLPAADGSYLLLVDPGMARQPARRPVREAATAQ; this comes from the coding sequence ATGAATCATCAACCCGAACAACTTTCTGCCGGCATGGACGGCGAGCTGACTGGCGAGGAGCTTCGGTTCCTGCTTCGTGGGCTCGACCATGATCGGGCTCTGCTGGTGCGCTGGGAACGGTTCCAGCTGGCTTCGGCCAGCCTGCGCCGCGAGCTGCCGACGTTGGCCACGGCCTCGTTCACCGACCGGGTGATGCATGCGATCGAAGGCGATTCGGCCTCGGTCGCCATGCCTCGTGCGCGGCGCCATCACTGGCTCCGCCTGTCGGCGGGTGGCGCCATTGCAGCGGGTGTGGCGGTGGTCGCGCTGATGGCAGCCCGTCCGACCGGTCCGGTCGCCGGCAGTGCTCCTGGCCCGACTTCCATCGCCCAGTCGAACGCGCCAGGACAGACGACCAGTCCCGCGCCATCAGCATTGCCCGCGCCCGCGGCCGTACCGCGCTGGCTCAGCAACAGCAACCCGATGCGCATGACGCAAATGGCATCCTACCCGCAGGGCGATTCGATTTCCCCCTACGAGCAATCCATTTCTCCGTACCGTGTGAAGACCACGCTCCCGGCCGCCGATGGCAGCTATCTGTTGCTGGTCGATCCCGGTATGGCCCGTCAGCCGGCCCGGCGCCCCGTGCGCGAGGCCGCTACGGCCCAGTGA
- a CDS encoding DegQ family serine endoprotease, whose amino-acid sequence MSRPTLRLLACSVLIGLAAAGGVQAQVAAPAAAATAALPDFTGIVQQNAPAVVHVEAKYNGRSQPRIAGNGAGGDDQAEILRRFFGMPMMPSPEDQKHISLGSGFIISSDGYILTNNHVVDHADEVTVRLQDRRTLTAKVVGTDPQYDIALLKVNVPGKLPTVHIGESQSLKPGQWVLAIGSPFGFDYTVTQGIVSAIGRNLGSGDQPYTSFIQTDVPINRGNSGGPLFNLQGQVVGINSQIYSNTGGYQGVAFSIPIDVAMNAVEQLKTKGFVTRGQLGVMVQGISDDMVKVYKLDRGAGAAVTQVSPDSGAEKAGIEPGDIILKYNGQEIDQPGDLPPLVGLTKPGTKVPLEILRDGKHKTLEVTVGSAPRDPDAVSSTGSIAASVTGARALGLTVGPLDADDRKQMGLRAGEGVQVTDISGEAAAQAGLRPGDVILRVDQTPIGSVADFKSATREVKAGSTVLLLVRRGDQSSFLGVTVPKDK is encoded by the coding sequence ATGAGTCGTCCCACCCTGCGCCTGCTTGCTTGCAGTGTCCTGATCGGTCTGGCCGCCGCCGGTGGCGTGCAGGCCCAGGTGGCCGCCCCTGCGGCGGCAGCTACGGCCGCGTTGCCTGATTTCACTGGAATCGTCCAGCAGAACGCCCCGGCGGTGGTTCACGTCGAGGCCAAGTACAACGGTCGCAGCCAGCCGCGAATTGCCGGCAACGGAGCCGGAGGCGACGATCAGGCGGAGATTCTGCGTCGCTTCTTCGGGATGCCCATGATGCCGTCGCCCGAAGATCAGAAGCACATCTCGCTGGGCTCCGGATTCATCATTTCCAGTGACGGCTACATCCTGACCAACAACCACGTGGTGGATCATGCCGATGAGGTCACGGTCCGCCTGCAGGATCGACGCACGCTGACGGCCAAGGTGGTGGGGACCGATCCGCAGTACGACATCGCTTTGCTCAAGGTAAACGTCCCGGGCAAGCTGCCGACGGTCCATATCGGCGAATCGCAGTCGCTCAAGCCGGGTCAGTGGGTGCTGGCGATCGGCTCGCCGTTCGGCTTCGACTACACCGTGACCCAGGGCATCGTCAGCGCGATCGGGCGCAACCTGGGCAGCGGCGACCAGCCATACACCTCGTTCATCCAGACCGACGTTCCGATCAACCGCGGCAACTCCGGCGGTCCGCTGTTCAACCTGCAGGGTCAGGTGGTCGGCATCAACTCGCAGATCTACTCCAACACCGGCGGCTACCAGGGCGTGGCGTTCTCGATCCCGATCGACGTGGCGATGAACGCGGTGGAACAGCTCAAGACCAAGGGTTTTGTCACGCGCGGCCAGCTCGGCGTGATGGTGCAGGGCATCAGCGACGACATGGTCAAGGTCTACAAGCTCGACCGCGGCGCGGGTGCCGCGGTGACCCAGGTGAGCCCCGACAGCGGGGCGGAAAAGGCGGGCATCGAGCCGGGCGACATCATCCTCAAGTACAACGGGCAGGAGATCGACCAGCCGGGTGACCTGCCGCCGCTGGTCGGCTTGACCAAGCCCGGCACCAAGGTGCCGCTGGAGATCCTGCGCGACGGCAAGCACAAGACGCTGGAGGTGACGGTCGGTTCGGCGCCGCGCGACCCGGATGCGGTGTCCTCGACCGGCAGCATCGCTGCGTCGGTGACCGGGGCGCGGGCGCTCGGCCTCACCGTCGGTCCGCTCGACGCGGACGACCGCAAGCAGATGGGCCTGCGTGCTGGCGAGGGCGTGCAGGTGACCGACATCAGCGGCGAGGCGGCCGCGCAGGCGGGCCTGCGGCCGGGCGACGTGATCCTGCGCGTCGACCAGACACCGATCGGCAGCGTGGCCGACTTCAAGTCCGCCACCAGGGAGGTCAAGGCGGGCAGCACGGTGCTGCTGCTGGTGCGCCGTGGCGACCAAAGCAGCTTCCTCGGCGTCACCGTGCCGAAGGACAAGTAG
- the lepA gene encoding translation elongation factor 4 — protein MELIRNFSIIAHIDHGKSTLADRIIQLCGGLSEREMEAQVLDNNPIERERGITIKAQSVSLPYTARDGKTYQLNFIDTPGHVDFSYEVSRSLSACEGALLVVDAAQGVEAQSVANCYTAIEQGLEVIPVLNKIDLPTADIEKAKGEIEAVIGLDASDAIPVSAKTGQNVIEVLEAIIHRIPPPRPRDTDKLQALIIDSWFDNYLGVVSLVRVMQGEIKPGDKLLVMSTGRTHEVGELGVFTPKRKKLAKLGAGEVGWITASIKDVHGAPVGDTLTLAGKPAEKPLPGFQTMQPRVFAGLFPVSADDYPALREALDKLRLNDAALFFEPESSEAMGFGFRCGFLGMLHMEIVQERLEREYDLDLITTAPTVVYEVLKTDGTVMSLDNPAKLPPVPQIDEIREPIVVASILTPQDYIGNIITLCEEKRGVQRSIQYLATQVQITYEIPLAEVVLDFFDRLKSVSRGYASMDYHFDRFEAGPFVRTDVLINGDRVDALSLIVHRVHAERRGRELVERMKDLIPRQQFDVAIQAAIGAQIIARSTVKALRKNVLAKCYGGDVSRKKKLLEKQKEGKKRMKQVGRVEIPQEAFLAVLKVDK, from the coding sequence ATGGAACTGATCCGCAACTTCTCCATCATCGCGCACATCGACCACGGCAAGTCCACGCTGGCCGATCGCATCATCCAGCTCTGCGGTGGCCTGTCCGAGCGCGAGATGGAAGCCCAGGTGCTCGACAACAACCCGATCGAGCGCGAGCGCGGCATCACCATCAAGGCGCAGTCGGTCTCGTTGCCCTACACGGCACGCGATGGCAAGACCTACCAACTGAACTTCATCGATACCCCGGGCCACGTGGACTTCAGCTACGAAGTCAGCCGCTCGCTTTCGGCCTGCGAGGGCGCGCTGCTGGTGGTGGATGCGGCCCAGGGCGTGGAAGCGCAGTCGGTGGCCAACTGCTACACCGCCATCGAGCAGGGGCTGGAGGTCATTCCCGTCCTCAACAAGATCGACCTGCCCACGGCCGACATCGAAAAGGCCAAGGGCGAGATCGAGGCGGTGATCGGGCTGGACGCGTCGGACGCGATCCCGGTCAGCGCCAAGACCGGCCAGAACGTCATCGAGGTACTGGAGGCGATCATCCACCGGATCCCGCCGCCGAGGCCGCGCGATACCGACAAGCTGCAGGCGCTGATCATCGACTCCTGGTTCGACAACTACCTGGGCGTGGTCTCGCTGGTGCGCGTGATGCAGGGCGAGATCAAGCCCGGCGACAAGCTGCTGGTGATGTCCACCGGACGCACGCACGAGGTGGGCGAGCTGGGCGTGTTCACGCCCAAGCGCAAGAAGCTGGCGAAGCTCGGCGCGGGCGAGGTGGGCTGGATCACCGCCTCGATCAAGGATGTGCACGGCGCCCCGGTCGGCGACACGCTGACCCTGGCCGGTAAGCCGGCCGAGAAGCCCCTGCCGGGCTTCCAGACCATGCAGCCGCGGGTGTTTGCCGGCCTGTTTCCGGTCTCCGCCGACGATTACCCGGCACTGCGCGAGGCGCTGGACAAGCTGCGCCTCAACGACGCGGCGCTGTTCTTCGAGCCGGAATCGTCCGAGGCGATGGGCTTCGGCTTCCGCTGTGGCTTCCTCGGCATGCTGCACATGGAGATCGTGCAGGAACGGCTGGAGCGCGAGTACGACCTGGACCTGATCACCACCGCGCCCACTGTGGTCTATGAAGTCCTCAAGACCGATGGCACCGTGATGTCGCTCGACAACCCGGCGAAGCTGCCGCCGGTGCCGCAGATCGACGAGATCCGCGAGCCGATCGTGGTCGCCAGCATCCTCACGCCGCAGGACTACATCGGCAACATCATCACGCTGTGCGAGGAGAAGCGCGGTGTGCAGCGTTCGATCCAGTACCTGGCCACCCAGGTGCAGATCACCTACGAGATCCCGCTGGCCGAGGTGGTGCTGGATTTCTTCGACCGGTTGAAGTCGGTCTCGCGCGGCTACGCCTCGATGGACTACCACTTCGACCGCTTCGAGGCCGGCCCCTTCGTGCGGACCGACGTGCTGATCAACGGCGACCGCGTCGACGCGCTCAGCCTGATCGTGCACCGGGTGCATGCCGAGCGGCGTGGCCGCGAGCTGGTCGAGCGGATGAAGGACCTGATTCCGCGGCAGCAGTTCGACGTGGCGATCCAGGCGGCGATCGGCGCGCAGATCATCGCGCGATCCACCGTCAAGGCGCTGCGCAAGAACGTGCTGGCCAAGTGCTACGGCGGCGACGTGAGCCGCAAGAAGAAGCTGCTGGAGAAGCAGAAGGAAGGCAAGAAGCGCATGAAACAGGTCGGCCGGGTGGAGATCCCGCAGGAGGCCTTCCTGGCGGTGCTGAAGGTCGACAAGTAG